The following proteins are co-located in the Dyadobacter chenwenxiniae genome:
- a CDS encoding substrate-binding domain-containing protein, whose product MKYFAAFFTIFLLISCSKKESKQYTIGFSQCTGADNWRKTMQESMYRELSFNPEINFIMKDAGGQSEKQIIQIEQLIKQDIDLLIVSPNEAEPITPIVEKAYQNGIPVIILDRRTNSDQYTAYVGADNVEVGQIAGAYTNTLLKGTGKVIEISEKPGSSADIDRHKGFLEILKRFPGIKLVDKLDGDWDKNSFEAPLTKLLKTHSDIDVIFCQNDRRALTAFKVCKDLGLGKKIRLIGVDGLTGPNGGIDLVDKDVLNATILYPTGGEEAIRTAISILHKQPFKRENRLQITMIDSTNVRIMKLQSEKLVAQQQDIERRQGKIEEQRAISENQSIVIYTVSITLALALIFGAISFYSLRENRKINKRLEAQNHEISDQKNQIEQLAQSAEIENEAKLKFFTNISHEFRTPLTLILAPVEDVLASEKIRDPLIKQELSLIRKNTLRLLRLVSQLMDFRKLGSHRMQVRAGEHNLVAFVKDIMAAFERIASKHKIDFQLIAPEPEIMVWFDATMLDKVIFNLLSNAFKFTPDKGRVYLYIKTIAPDQVQITVEDNGIGMTESEVAHVFEVFYQAENSYKTLGTGLGLALSKELISLHKGTISVRSQPNKETAFTIELPLGNKHFQDEELRTEQVEDFAMVQNFELQEENLLPNVAAANEISAREQSVLIIEDNNDLVRLLEQKLQTSYQILVANDGEEGLRMAFEHIPDLIVCDVMLPKKDGLGVSSILKTDFRTSHIPVILLTARTTTEQQIEGIQAGVDAYITKPFNLRYVQESIKTLLKNRSLLREHYTSELPIETSSGTNPNKLDKKFITEFTACIEERYDNSELSVEDIGRDLGMSRVQLYRKVKALLGMSVNEYIQQVRLNKAKFLLRRDDLTIADIAYKVGFSSPTYFSTAFKGKYNQTPMEYKKS is encoded by the coding sequence TTGAAATACTTTGCCGCCTTTTTCACAATATTCTTATTGATATCCTGCTCTAAAAAAGAGTCGAAGCAGTACACTATCGGTTTTTCACAATGCACCGGCGCTGATAACTGGCGTAAAACGATGCAGGAAAGCATGTATCGGGAGCTTTCTTTCAATCCCGAGATCAACTTCATCATGAAAGACGCAGGCGGGCAGAGTGAGAAGCAGATTATACAAATCGAGCAGCTCATCAAGCAGGACATTGACTTGCTGATCGTCTCGCCCAATGAAGCCGAGCCCATTACGCCGATCGTTGAAAAAGCTTATCAGAACGGCATTCCGGTCATTATTCTGGATCGCCGCACGAACTCTGACCAGTATACTGCCTATGTGGGCGCCGACAATGTGGAAGTCGGGCAAATTGCCGGGGCTTACACCAATACACTTTTGAAAGGGACCGGGAAGGTGATTGAGATCAGTGAAAAGCCCGGTTCTTCGGCCGACATTGACCGTCATAAAGGTTTTTTGGAGATCCTTAAACGCTTTCCCGGCATCAAACTGGTTGATAAACTGGATGGTGATTGGGACAAAAATTCGTTTGAAGCCCCGCTGACCAAACTACTGAAAACGCATTCAGACATTGACGTCATCTTTTGCCAGAATGATCGCCGCGCGCTTACAGCATTTAAGGTCTGCAAGGATTTAGGGCTTGGAAAAAAGATCCGGTTAATCGGCGTGGACGGACTTACCGGGCCAAATGGCGGGATTGATCTGGTGGATAAAGACGTTTTAAATGCGACCATTTTGTATCCGACCGGCGGCGAGGAAGCGATACGCACCGCGATTTCCATTCTGCACAAACAGCCTTTCAAAAGGGAAAACCGGCTGCAAATCACCATGATCGACTCAACCAATGTGAGGATCATGAAATTGCAGAGTGAAAAACTGGTCGCTCAGCAGCAGGACATTGAACGTCGGCAGGGGAAGATCGAAGAACAGCGTGCGATTTCTGAAAATCAGAGCATTGTCATTTACACGGTGTCCATCACATTAGCCCTGGCGCTCATTTTCGGGGCAATTTCCTTTTATTCCTTGCGTGAGAACCGAAAGATCAACAAACGGCTCGAAGCGCAGAATCACGAAATATCAGACCAGAAAAACCAGATTGAACAACTGGCCCAAAGTGCAGAGATCGAAAACGAAGCAAAACTTAAATTTTTCACCAACATTTCCCACGAATTCAGGACGCCGCTGACGCTGATACTGGCTCCGGTGGAGGACGTCCTGGCGAGTGAAAAAATCCGCGATCCGCTCATCAAACAGGAGTTATCGCTGATCAGGAAAAATACATTACGGCTATTAAGGCTCGTAAGTCAGCTCATGGATTTCCGGAAACTGGGAAGTCACCGCATGCAGGTCCGCGCTGGTGAGCATAACCTGGTGGCTTTTGTGAAGGACATTATGGCGGCATTCGAACGCATTGCTTCCAAACATAAGATCGACTTTCAACTCATTGCGCCAGAACCCGAAATCATGGTCTGGTTCGATGCGACCATGCTGGATAAGGTGATTTTCAATTTGCTTTCCAACGCTTTTAAATTCACGCCGGATAAGGGAAGGGTATATTTGTATATCAAAACCATTGCGCCTGATCAGGTGCAGATTACGGTGGAAGATAACGGGATCGGCATGACAGAATCGGAAGTTGCGCATGTTTTCGAGGTGTTTTACCAGGCTGAAAATAGTTATAAAACCCTTGGAACCGGACTTGGACTGGCGCTATCCAAAGAGCTGATATCACTCCATAAAGGCACTATTTCTGTTCGCAGCCAGCCTAATAAAGAAACCGCATTCACCATTGAACTGCCGCTGGGCAACAAACATTTTCAGGACGAAGAACTACGGACCGAGCAGGTTGAAGACTTTGCAATGGTGCAGAATTTCGAGCTCCAAGAAGAGAATTTGCTTCCTAATGTTGCTGCTGCAAACGAAATTTCTGCCAGAGAACAATCAGTCCTCATCATTGAAGACAACAATGATCTGGTAAGGCTGCTCGAACAAAAGTTGCAGACCAGTTATCAGATTCTGGTAGCCAACGACGGCGAGGAAGGTTTGCGAATGGCATTTGAGCACATCCCGGATCTGATCGTGTGCGACGTAATGCTGCCCAAAAAGGATGGTTTAGGCGTTTCTTCAATCCTTAAAACAGATTTCAGGACCTCGCACATTCCGGTGATCTTACTTACTGCCAGAACCACCACCGAACAGCAGATCGAGGGCATTCAGGCGGGTGTGGACGCTTACATTACCAAGCCGTTTAATCTCCGGTATGTCCAGGAAAGCATTAAAACACTGCTAAAAAACCGTTCCCTCCTGCGTGAACATTATACCAGCGAGCTGCCCATTGAAACGTCATCCGGCACGAATCCGAACAAACTGGACAAGAAATTTATTACGGAGTTCACTGCATGCATTGAGGAGCGTTACGATAATTCCGAGCTCAGCGTGGAGGATATTGGCAGAGATCTTGGCATGTCGCGGGTGCAGCTTTACAGGAAAGTGAAGGCGCTGCTGGGCATGAGCGTGAACGAATACATTCAACAGGTCAGGCTCAACAAAGCCAAGTTCCTGTTACGGCGCGACGATCTGACCATTGCGGACATTGCCTATAAAGTCGGATTCTCCTCTCCTACCTATTTCTCCACGGCTTTCAAGGGGAAATATAATCAAACCCCTATGGAATATAAAAAATCATAA
- a CDS encoding RNA polymerase sigma-70 factor, with the protein MAIDSTKKIPLQPPGVMGPSVQDNEPLIVDDEYLIRETFGQDPKKGCELLFRKYYTNLCNHAIRFVHSGEVAEDIVSEVFAAFWQNRSFELITSSYRAYLYKSVRNRSYNHLKWELNRTSPIELVTTPFLAQALNPYEALQYSELHQQIERIVQEMPPQCRKAYLLKRMEGKTLEEIAAELQITPKSVEALITRAIARLRNGLKDSWFICLVYWIQ; encoded by the coding sequence ATGGCAATTGATTCTACCAAAAAAATACCACTCCAGCCGCCCGGGGTTATGGGGCCTTCCGTGCAGGATAATGAACCGTTGATCGTCGACGACGAATACCTGATCAGGGAAACGTTCGGCCAGGACCCTAAAAAAGGATGTGAGCTGCTTTTCAGAAAGTATTATACTAATTTATGCAACCACGCAATCCGGTTTGTGCATTCAGGGGAAGTGGCCGAAGATATTGTTTCTGAGGTATTTGCTGCGTTCTGGCAAAATCGCTCATTTGAGCTGATCACCTCTTCCTACCGGGCCTATTTGTACAAATCCGTCCGGAACCGCTCGTACAATCACCTGAAATGGGAGCTGAACCGCACATCCCCGATCGAACTGGTCACTACACCTTTCCTGGCGCAGGCGCTCAACCCGTATGAGGCTTTGCAATACAGCGAGTTGCACCAGCAGATCGAACGCATTGTGCAGGAAATGCCGCCGCAATGCAGAAAGGCCTACCTATTGAAACGGATGGAAGGGAAAACGCTGGAAGAGATTGCGGCCGAACTCCAGATCACTCCCAAGTCCGTGGAGGCGCTGATCACCCGCGCCATTGCGAGGCTTCGTAATGGATTGAAGGATAGCTGGTTTATATGTCTGGTATACTGGATTCAATAA
- a CDS encoding FecR family protein codes for MKESLSKDVLFDFFDGRTTSIQRKLVEDWLADPQNEELYHQYLDEWESRHPQFSPQIENALSDYIALMNDEDTGKEIPLSQTEVKRSGIWKTPWLYGVAAACLLMVVSFVFRNELMYRSLESENGQISEYKLSDGTNVVLNANSVLRVPRLGFGSGNREVMLDGEAEFKVVHTQSDSRFIVKMNKNYLIEVLGTEFVAFSRERGTKVFLTKGKVKLSLPKGKQLYMKPGNLFSTEKDGKFTLTSSSTPGRFVAWKQDMFYFDNTLLSEAVEQLNDRFKVDVRILDPVLGKRRIGGVYKAKQADDLLAILSELLHLEVVKHNEFIELRPSVTNPNHE; via the coding sequence ATGAAAGAATCCCTATCCAAAGATGTCCTATTCGATTTTTTTGACGGAAGGACCACATCCATTCAGCGTAAGCTCGTCGAGGACTGGCTTGCGGACCCCCAGAATGAAGAGCTCTACCACCAGTATCTGGACGAATGGGAGAGCCGCCATCCGCAGTTTTCGCCGCAGATTGAAAATGCGCTGTCGGATTACATTGCATTGATGAATGATGAAGATACGGGCAAAGAAATTCCTTTGTCCCAAACAGAAGTGAAGCGATCCGGTATCTGGAAAACTCCGTGGCTCTATGGTGTGGCAGCGGCATGCTTGCTGATGGTGGTCAGTTTTGTTTTTAGAAACGAGCTGATGTACAGATCACTGGAGTCTGAAAATGGCCAGATATCTGAATACAAACTCTCAGACGGGACAAACGTGGTGCTCAATGCCAACTCTGTTTTACGGGTTCCCAGGTTGGGTTTCGGTTCGGGTAACAGGGAGGTCATGCTGGACGGTGAAGCGGAGTTCAAAGTAGTTCACACCCAGAGCGACAGCCGGTTTATTGTCAAAATGAATAAGAATTATCTCATCGAAGTGCTTGGTACTGAGTTTGTCGCTTTCTCGCGGGAGCGCGGCACTAAGGTTTTTCTTACGAAAGGAAAGGTAAAGCTAAGTCTGCCGAAAGGAAAGCAACTTTACATGAAACCCGGAAACCTCTTTTCAACCGAAAAAGACGGAAAATTCACCCTTACATCTTCATCGACACCAGGAAGGTTCGTGGCTTGGAAACAGGACATGTTTTACTTCGACAACACCCTGTTGTCCGAGGCAGTGGAACAGCTGAACGACCGCTTCAAAGTGGACGTGCGTATACTTGACCCCGTTCTTGGCAAACGTCGTATAGGCGGCGTGTACAAAGCCAAGCAAGCCGACGACCTGCTGGCCATCTTATCCGAACTGCTTCATCTGGAAGTGGTAAAACACAATGAATTTATTGAATTGAGACCATCAGTAACCAATCCTAATCATGAGTAG
- a CDS encoding SusC/RagA family TonB-linked outer membrane protein, which translates to MSSRFLQKTRIVLTMLFVQQLCTAQGITLASRPVQRGAAQHEESRNQSKNLKDLLVDLGKQHQVSILFEEETVKNITITGADYRQDGGKLEKQLSDLLKPFNLRFKKAGKEAYVIVPRFEKKASEAGTATIESATIAPAEAPESSGRTDVAVSKITQTNASEEIIKGRVTDERGDGLPGVNVVIKGSQRGVTTDIAGKYELAGAGPDAVLIFSFVGYLPKEEIVGNRSVIDISLAIDTKALEEVVVIGYGTAKKKDLTGAVAVVGRKEFGDVSATSAQQLLQGKIAGVQIVNTGGLPGSNAKIIIRGVGSLTNSDPLYVIDGIQGGDINSVSPYDIQDITVLKDAASVAIYGASAANGVVLITTKKGKAGAPKVTYNGYVGVAQAWKKLDMLNAAQYVQLVKDIDATQGNKVPDKLNTPDVLVTRTDWQKEIFRNGKVTEHHVNVTGGSDKATYNFSAGYTNQEGIMRDYGYQRINLRTQLEEQIGKRIRLGQTINFKYTRTTGNAASFVEALRMPPYAPTMDPTNLGGYSKVTTIIDQNDALNPLPGIYLTEKLGRGVSSLFQLWGEVDIINGLKFRTQANIGLSNGNSYNYTGEYLNGNTKTDRKIEESYSFSVSPIIENILSYTRTLGRHDFSLMAGNTYNEGSRSRSVNLTGSGFTNDLIKQIGVSKSNSITGTGSSIYASRSYFGRLTYAFHDRYLVNASIRQDINPAFGKAYRKGNFPSVGVAWKVANEDFMKNISFISDLKLRGSWGITGNANIGLFLTDPTVYRGYGNNNIVYSFGENKAFQQGATVTRVPNLFLKWEETTQIDFGVDFGLLQNRLQVSLDYYKRDSKDLLLDVKLPVSTGLGDVYNDASMVQNAANAVNKGFEAALSYAGQAGDFSYSISANTGFNKNNVVSLGNGAPIVSGSTNGGINITKTDVGAAIGSFYGFQVDHVVSSDADVARYNEQAVAKGFKSYQDGLKAGDIVYKDLNNDGRITDADQSFLGSAIPVWTYGGSVNLSYKALDLSMGLAGIGDVKVYNALRYWTEGTTRPFNSSTAVLNAWKKDGDITDMPRSGQNTPSNLRASDRFLENGSFMRLRNLTLGFSVPKTVLNSTGGKVFSSFRIYATAMNLLTLTKYKGYDPEVSASVNDAKSFIFTKGVDTGQYPQPRTFLIGLQVGF; encoded by the coding sequence ATGAGTAGCAGATTTCTACAAAAGACCCGTATCGTGCTGACCATGTTATTTGTTCAGCAGCTTTGCACGGCGCAGGGTATTACATTGGCAAGCCGACCTGTCCAGCGGGGTGCCGCCCAACACGAGGAAAGCCGTAACCAGTCGAAGAACCTGAAAGATTTATTGGTAGATCTGGGCAAGCAGCACCAGGTAAGCATATTGTTTGAAGAAGAAACCGTTAAAAACATTACCATTACCGGCGCAGATTACCGTCAGGATGGCGGCAAGCTGGAAAAGCAACTGAGCGACCTGCTCAAACCATTCAATCTTCGTTTCAAAAAAGCGGGGAAGGAAGCATATGTGATCGTTCCGCGATTCGAGAAAAAAGCTTCCGAGGCCGGGACAGCCACTATTGAAAGCGCCACCATTGCGCCTGCTGAGGCTCCCGAGTCATCCGGCCGGACTGATGTTGCTGTTTCGAAAATAACCCAAACGAATGCTTCTGAAGAGATAATTAAAGGCAGGGTCACAGACGAAAGAGGGGACGGGCTTCCGGGCGTCAACGTGGTGATTAAAGGTTCGCAGCGTGGCGTTACGACGGATATAGCCGGCAAATATGAGCTGGCGGGAGCAGGTCCCGACGCTGTTCTGATATTTTCATTCGTAGGTTATTTACCTAAGGAAGAGATTGTCGGTAACCGTTCGGTCATAGATATTTCACTAGCGATTGATACGAAAGCATTGGAGGAAGTAGTGGTTATCGGCTATGGAACGGCCAAAAAGAAGGATCTTACCGGCGCGGTTGCCGTCGTGGGCCGGAAGGAATTCGGTGATGTATCGGCTACATCTGCCCAGCAGCTTTTGCAGGGAAAGATAGCTGGTGTGCAGATCGTCAATACGGGCGGGTTGCCTGGTTCGAATGCTAAAATCATCATTCGCGGTGTAGGTTCACTGACCAATTCCGATCCCCTGTATGTGATCGACGGAATCCAGGGGGGCGATATTAATTCAGTAAGCCCTTATGATATTCAGGACATTACAGTGCTCAAAGACGCTGCTTCTGTGGCTATTTACGGAGCGTCGGCAGCGAATGGTGTGGTGTTGATCACTACCAAAAAAGGCAAAGCCGGAGCGCCGAAAGTGACTTACAATGGCTATGTAGGCGTGGCGCAGGCGTGGAAAAAACTGGATATGCTCAACGCAGCCCAGTATGTGCAATTGGTAAAAGACATTGACGCAACGCAGGGAAACAAAGTGCCCGACAAGCTGAACACGCCCGACGTGCTGGTAACCCGGACCGACTGGCAAAAGGAGATTTTCAGGAATGGAAAAGTAACCGAGCACCACGTGAACGTGACAGGCGGAAGTGATAAAGCAACCTATAATTTCTCCGCAGGTTATACCAATCAGGAAGGAATTATGAGGGATTACGGCTATCAGCGGATCAATTTGCGGACACAGCTTGAAGAGCAGATCGGCAAAAGAATACGGCTCGGGCAGACCATTAACTTTAAATATACCAGGACAACCGGTAATGCGGCCAGTTTTGTAGAGGCGCTTCGGATGCCACCTTATGCACCGACGATGGACCCTACGAATCTTGGCGGGTATAGCAAGGTGACGACGATCATCGACCAGAACGATGCGCTTAATCCGCTGCCAGGCATTTATCTTACCGAAAAACTGGGAAGAGGCGTCTCCAGTCTATTTCAATTATGGGGTGAAGTGGATATTATCAACGGCCTTAAATTCAGGACCCAGGCCAACATTGGCCTTTCCAACGGCAACAGTTATAATTACACAGGTGAATATTTAAACGGTAATACCAAAACAGACCGCAAGATCGAGGAAAGCTATTCATTCTCGGTTTCACCTATCATTGAAAACATCCTGAGCTACACGAGGACATTAGGCCGCCACGATTTTTCACTGATGGCCGGTAACACCTACAACGAAGGCAGCAGGAGCAGGAGCGTTAATCTCACAGGTTCTGGTTTTACCAATGACCTGATCAAACAGATCGGTGTTTCCAAATCCAACAGCATTACAGGCACGGGATCGAGTATTTATGCGTCGCGCTCCTATTTTGGCCGTCTTACTTATGCTTTTCATGACAGATATCTGGTGAATGCGTCTATTCGTCAGGACATTAACCCTGCATTTGGAAAGGCTTACCGCAAAGGTAATTTCCCATCGGTAGGGGTGGCCTGGAAGGTTGCGAATGAGGATTTTATGAAAAATATCTCCTTCATCTCCGACCTCAAACTCAGAGGAAGCTGGGGCATCACCGGCAATGCCAACATCGGCTTGTTCCTGACCGACCCTACCGTTTACCGCGGTTATGGAAACAACAACATTGTATATTCTTTTGGCGAAAACAAGGCATTTCAACAAGGAGCGACCGTTACGCGCGTGCCTAACCTTTTCCTGAAATGGGAAGAAACCACGCAGATCGATTTCGGGGTTGATTTCGGCCTTTTGCAAAACAGACTTCAAGTGAGTCTGGATTACTACAAACGCGACAGCAAAGATCTGCTACTGGATGTAAAACTACCGGTTTCAACAGGTTTGGGAGATGTCTATAATGATGCCAGCATGGTGCAGAACGCTGCCAATGCAGTCAATAAAGGTTTTGAAGCAGCGCTATCCTATGCGGGGCAGGCCGGAGATTTCAGTTACAGCATTTCTGCTAATACAGGTTTTAATAAAAACAATGTGGTTTCATTAGGCAATGGCGCACCCATCGTGAGCGGCAGCACCAACGGCGGTATCAATATCACCAAAACAGATGTAGGCGCGGCGATCGGTTCATTCTACGGATTTCAGGTGGACCACGTGGTGTCCAGTGATGCGGATGTGGCCAGATATAATGAGCAGGCAGTTGCCAAAGGCTTTAAAAGTTACCAGGACGGTTTGAAGGCGGGGGATATTGTTTACAAAGATCTGAACAATGACGGACGCATTACCGATGCGGACCAGTCGTTCTTAGGCTCAGCGATCCCGGTATGGACTTACGGCGGCTCTGTCAATTTATCCTACAAAGCTTTGGACCTTTCGATGGGCCTGGCTGGGATCGGCGATGTGAAAGTTTACAATGCGCTCCGCTACTGGACAGAAGGTACGACCCGCCCATTCAACTCATCCACGGCTGTGCTGAATGCCTGGAAAAAGGACGGGGACATTACGGATATGCCCAGGTCTGGACAAAATACACCCTCCAACCTGCGTGCCTCCGACCGCTTTCTGGAAAACGGCTCGTTCATGCGGTTGCGCAACCTTACCCTTGGATTTTCGGTCCCGAAAACAGTTTTAAATTCCACGGGCGGAAAAGTGTTTTCAAGCTTCCGCATTTACGCCACCGCAATGAACCTGCTTACATTGACCAAATACAAAGGTTATGATCCCGAAGTAAGCGCCAGTGTGAACGATGCCAAGTCGTTTATTTTCACCAAAGGCGTCGATACAGGTCAATATCCGCAGCCGAGGACGTTCCTCATCGGATTACAGGTCGGGTTTTAA
- a CDS encoding RagB/SusD family nutrient uptake outer membrane protein, which produces MMKKQILSLGTLACLTIGGCDNSLDNVKNQSSYNDDTYFTTPATISEAVTATYGLLLYKGLYSRDFYYLMDLTGNEAEADAPLLGDVLQLHDYSYASNHAQINDLWSTTYKMTFRANLVIDKASKITPANDADKQKLAQYVSEAYFLKAYAEFLLVTLWGRVPIRKDYGDNDEFYLPRASMEESWKQVESDLTNAISGLPVTYPASDLGRVTKGAAIALLGKAFLYQKKYAEAAAQFELLTKAPYTYDLVKNLDELFTKSPVKNAESVFDVPHQRMGRLGRR; this is translated from the coding sequence ATGATGAAAAAGCAAATACTTTCGCTGGGAACGCTGGCCTGCCTGACCATCGGTGGCTGCGATAACTCCCTGGATAATGTCAAAAACCAGTCGAGCTACAACGACGACACTTACTTCACAACGCCCGCCACGATTTCAGAAGCTGTTACAGCCACTTATGGGTTGTTGCTGTACAAAGGGCTGTATTCCAGGGACTTTTATTATTTAATGGATCTCACCGGCAATGAAGCAGAGGCAGATGCGCCGCTGCTGGGGGACGTTTTGCAGCTGCACGATTACAGCTACGCGTCCAACCATGCGCAGATCAATGACCTGTGGTCTACTACTTATAAAATGACATTCCGGGCGAATCTGGTGATTGACAAAGCTTCGAAAATCACACCTGCGAACGACGCAGATAAACAAAAACTGGCCCAGTATGTCTCCGAAGCTTATTTTTTGAAGGCATATGCAGAATTTTTGCTCGTAACGCTTTGGGGCAGGGTGCCTATCCGGAAGGATTATGGTGATAACGACGAATTTTATCTGCCAAGGGCAAGCATGGAAGAAAGCTGGAAGCAGGTAGAGTCCGACCTCACCAATGCCATTAGCGGGCTGCCTGTCACGTATCCTGCGAGCGATCTGGGGCGGGTCACGAAGGGTGCGGCCATTGCACTTTTAGGTAAGGCATTTTTATACCAAAAGAAATACGCGGAAGCCGCCGCACAATTCGAGTTGCTTACGAAGGCCCCCTACACCTATGATCTGGTAAAAAACCTGGACGAGCTCTTCACCAAATCGCCGGTGAAAAACGCAGAATCGGTATTTGACGTCCCGCACCAAAGAATGGGGCGGCTGGGCCGAAGGTAG
- a CDS encoding RagB/SusD family nutrient uptake outer membrane protein — protein sequence MTSRTKEWGGWAEGSPYYMFGSQEGSGSGKNTLTGRAMEYGWNDWRNVFISDAAVKAFTYKDQAGKTYVDPRAQNTFYGDKASGGDVTYCDKCTAGAKPYPFTENGNGYRWRKYEPYEYKEKGELPQSDINSQIIRYADVMLMLAEAQTQLGKIGEALPLVNKVRARSGAFAYTTLGSKDEAMKKIMLERQLELAGEQVRWFDLIRWGIAKETLNAEKKAKYPASSQSFFQDKHVLFPIPLTEKNTNPLVAKDISNDWN from the coding sequence TTGACGTCCCGCACCAAAGAATGGGGCGGCTGGGCCGAAGGTAGCCCTTACTATATGTTTGGCTCACAGGAAGGATCGGGAAGCGGCAAAAATACGTTGACCGGCCGCGCCATGGAATACGGCTGGAACGACTGGCGCAATGTGTTTATATCCGATGCGGCTGTCAAAGCATTCACTTACAAAGACCAGGCAGGCAAGACCTATGTTGATCCGAGAGCCCAAAACACGTTTTACGGAGACAAGGCCAGCGGGGGGGACGTGACCTATTGCGACAAATGCACTGCCGGGGCGAAGCCTTATCCCTTTACAGAAAACGGCAATGGCTACCGGTGGCGGAAATACGAGCCCTACGAATACAAGGAAAAAGGCGAATTGCCGCAATCGGACATCAATTCGCAGATCATCCGCTATGCCGATGTGATGCTAATGCTCGCGGAAGCACAAACTCAACTCGGAAAAATAGGGGAGGCCCTGCCATTGGTCAACAAAGTGCGCGCACGCTCCGGTGCATTCGCCTACACAACGCTGGGTAGCAAAGACGAGGCTATGAAAAAGATCATGCTGGAACGCCAGCTCGAACTGGCCGGTGAGCAGGTGCGCTGGTTTGACCTGATCCGCTGGGGCATTGCCAAAGAAACGCTAAACGCCGAGAAGAAAGCCAAATATCCGGCTTCAAGCCAATCTTTTTTTCAGGACAAACATGTATTGTTCCCTATTCCCTTAACCGAGAAGAACACCAATCCGCTGGTCGCGAAAGACATTAGCAACGACTGGAATTAA
- a CDS encoding VOC family protein has translation MDIKFEGGINIAVKIPKGKYEATVGFYRDILKLDVEERPITNPTVSKTHRVSFGNNVMWLDCVDNYTHSETWLELNVENVPAATEYLKSHGISTCDELEELPDNMHWITDPAGSVYIVKNRE, from the coding sequence ATGGATATCAAATTTGAAGGCGGCATTAATATTGCCGTAAAAATCCCAAAGGGAAAGTACGAAGCGACAGTTGGATTCTATCGCGACATTCTTAAACTCGACGTTGAAGAACGGCCGATTACAAATCCGACGGTTTCAAAAACACACCGGGTCAGCTTCGGCAACAATGTCATGTGGCTGGACTGCGTCGATAATTATACACACTCCGAAACGTGGCTGGAACTCAATGTGGAAAATGTCCCGGCAGCAACTGAATATCTGAAATCCCACGGCATTTCAACGTGTGACGAACTGGAAGAGCTTCCTGACAATATGCATTGGATCACCGATCCGGCGGGCTCAGTCTATATTGTTAAAAACAGAGAGTAG
- a CDS encoding glyoxalase, which translates to MKQSSRSIRPFIGCRSFEVSRNFYRDLGFKEVVISSDMSLFTTENVGFYLQDAFVQDWIDNTMIFLEVQNVQNTWDELVSLNLPAKYKDVRLTPIRVEHWGRECFVHDPSGVLWHFGEFFNKL; encoded by the coding sequence ATGAAGCAATCATCACGATCCATCCGGCCATTTATAGGGTGCCGGAGCTTTGAAGTATCCCGAAATTTCTATCGCGACTTGGGCTTTAAGGAAGTCGTAATCTCATCCGACATGTCCCTTTTCACAACAGAAAATGTGGGTTTTTACCTGCAAGATGCGTTTGTCCAGGATTGGATCGACAACACCATGATCTTCCTCGAAGTACAAAATGTACAAAACACGTGGGATGAACTTGTGTCGCTCAACCTTCCGGCCAAATACAAAGATGTGCGGCTCACTCCGATTCGTGTTGAGCATTGGGGCCGGGAATGCTTCGTTCACGATCCTTCCGGTGTCTTATGGCATTTCGGAGAGTTCTTCAATAAGTTATAA
- a CDS encoding DUF4174 domain-containing protein: MKALIGLTLVAMLLADQPRKVLLFYTENGLAKWKAQMNALEGHRKDILERDIEIKSFPYSKRNAQEWHRWELDTANAFTFILIGRDGGEKLKSSEVVTPDKLFGLIDAMPMRKQEIKQNP; the protein is encoded by the coding sequence ATGAAAGCACTAATAGGATTAACACTCGTCGCAATGCTCTTAGCGGACCAGCCCCGCAAGGTCCTGCTCTTTTACACCGAAAATGGTCTGGCGAAATGGAAAGCGCAAATGAATGCACTTGAAGGGCACCGGAAGGATATCCTGGAACGTGATATTGAGATAAAATCTTTTCCTTACTCGAAGCGAAACGCCCAGGAATGGCACAGATGGGAACTTGACACCGCAAACGCATTCACATTTATTTTGATCGGCCGTGATGGTGGTGAAAAATTAAAATCGAGCGAAGTTGTGACTCCTGACAAACTATTTGGGCTAATTGATGCGATGCCTATGCGGAAACAGGAAATAAAACAGAATCCATGA